The following proteins are co-located in the Pseudomonas sp. DY-1 genome:
- a CDS encoding pitrilysin family protein produces MSERNGLRYGLLGLALIVLLGVLGFIANRPETTATAETTTPAPTEGLQSLAELGSKAPSRRSLDIQSWTTAEGAKVLFVAAPELPMFDLRLTFAAGSSQDGATSGLATLTNAMLNEGVKGKDVTAIAEGFESLGAEFGNGAYRDMAIASLRSLTAPEQRTPALELFTQVIGAPTFPEDSLARIKNQMLAGFEYQKQNPGKLAGLELFEKLYGQHPYAHSSEGDAKSVPGITVAQMRAFHQKAYAAGNVVIALVGDLSRADAEAIANQVSRALPKGPALAKLPEPDVPKPGLNHIEFPSKQTHLMLAQLGIDRNDPDYAALYLGNQILGGGGFGTRLMEEVREKRGLTYGVSSGFTAMQVRGPFMIGLQTRAEMSQGTLKLIQDIVRQYLADGPTQKELDDAKRELAGSFPLSTASNADIVGQLGAIGFYNLPLTYLEDFMTKVQALDVAQVKAAMAKHLNPDQFVIVTAGPTVPQKDLPPPTDKPAEMPSGVPEH; encoded by the coding sequence ATGAGTGAGCGCAACGGCCTGCGTTACGGCCTGCTCGGCCTGGCCCTGATCGTCCTGCTCGGCGTGCTCGGCTTCATCGCCAATCGCCCGGAAACCACCGCCACCGCCGAAACCACCACCCCTGCACCGACCGAGGGGCTGCAATCGCTGGCAGAGCTGGGCAGCAAGGCGCCTAGCCGCCGCAGCCTGGACATCCAGAGCTGGACCACTGCCGAAGGGGCCAAGGTGCTCTTCGTCGCCGCTCCCGAGCTGCCGATGTTCGACCTGCGCCTGACCTTCGCTGCCGGCAGCAGCCAGGACGGCGCTACTTCCGGCCTGGCAACCCTGACCAACGCCATGCTCAACGAGGGCGTGAAAGGCAAGGATGTCACCGCCATCGCCGAGGGCTTCGAGAGCCTGGGCGCGGAGTTCGGCAACGGTGCCTATCGCGACATGGCTATCGCCAGCCTGCGCAGCCTCACCGCCCCCGAGCAGCGCACGCCGGCCCTGGAACTGTTCACCCAGGTAATCGGGGCGCCAACTTTCCCTGAAGACTCCCTGGCGCGAATCAAGAATCAGATGCTCGCTGGCTTCGAGTATCAGAAGCAGAACCCCGGCAAGCTCGCCGGCCTGGAGCTCTTCGAGAAACTCTACGGCCAGCATCCGTACGCGCACTCCAGCGAAGGCGACGCAAAGTCCGTCCCCGGCATTACCGTGGCCCAGATGCGTGCGTTCCACCAAAAGGCCTATGCCGCCGGCAATGTAGTGATCGCCCTGGTCGGCGACCTGTCCCGTGCCGACGCCGAAGCCATTGCCAACCAGGTATCCCGCGCACTGCCGAAGGGCCCGGCCCTGGCCAAACTGCCGGAGCCTGATGTACCCAAACCCGGCCTCAACCACATCGAGTTCCCGTCCAAGCAGACCCACCTGATGCTGGCCCAGCTGGGTATCGACCGGAACGACCCCGATTACGCCGCGCTCTACCTGGGCAACCAGATTCTCGGCGGTGGCGGCTTCGGCACCCGACTGATGGAAGAGGTGCGCGAGAAGCGCGGCCTGACCTACGGCGTCAGCTCCGGCTTTACCGCCATGCAGGTGCGCGGCCCGTTCATGATCGGCCTGCAGACCCGCGCCGAGATGAGCCAGGGCACCCTCAAGCTGATCCAGGACATCGTCCGCCAGTACCTGGCCGACGGCCCGACCCAGAAAGAGCTGGATGATGCCAAGCGCGAGCTGGCGGGCAGCTTCCCACTGTCCACCGCGAGCAATGCCGACATCGTCGGCCAGCTGGGTGCCATCGGCTTCTACAACCTGCCGCTGACCTACCTGGAAGACTTCATGACCAAGGTCCAGGCACTCGATGTCGCCCAGGTGAAGGCCGCCATGGCCAAACATCTGAACCCCGACCAGTTCGTCATCGTCACCGCCGGTCCGACCGTTCCCCAAAAGGACCTGCCGCCGCCCACCGACAAGCCCGCCGAAATGCCCAGCGGCGTACCGGAGCACTGA
- the rsmD gene encoding 16S rRNA (guanine(966)-N(2))-methyltransferase RsmD, which translates to MRKPTPRPATPKHGGQGQLRIIGGEWRSRRFAFPNGPGLRPTPDRVRETLFNWLAPYMEGARVLDPFAGSGALYLEALSRGAVEGLALDLNPDSVAALRGHLETLRCGKGQLLQSDALRYLDTQSPSVFDVVFLDPPFNKDLLQPVCDLLESRGWLAPRAWVYTESENPPSALGLPGNWRLHREKKAGQVYYALWQRSAGETSDA; encoded by the coding sequence ATGCGCAAGCCGACCCCCAGACCCGCCACGCCGAAACACGGCGGCCAGGGCCAACTCCGCATCATCGGCGGCGAATGGCGCTCGCGGCGCTTCGCCTTCCCCAATGGTCCCGGCCTGCGCCCCACTCCCGACCGGGTACGCGAGACGCTGTTCAACTGGCTTGCACCCTATATGGAAGGCGCGCGGGTGCTCGACCCCTTCGCAGGCAGCGGCGCGCTCTATCTGGAGGCACTGTCCCGGGGTGCCGTCGAGGGCCTGGCGCTGGACCTGAACCCCGACTCGGTAGCCGCCTTGCGCGGTCACCTGGAGACGTTGCGCTGCGGCAAGGGCCAACTGCTGCAGAGCGACGCGCTGCGCTACCTGGACACGCAGTCGCCCAGCGTCTTCGACGTCGTTTTCCTCGACCCGCCCTTCAACAAAGACCTGCTGCAACCCGTCTGCGACCTCCTGGAGAGTCGCGGCTGGCTCGCCCCCCGAGCCTGGGTCTATACCGAAAGCGAGAACCCGCCCTCCGCGCTGGGTCTACCGGGTAACTGGCGCCTGCACCGCGAGAAGAAAGCCGGACAGGTGTACTACGCCCTGTGGCAACGCTCGGCCGGGGAAACCTCCGACGCCTGA
- a CDS encoding hydrolase, producing MNQFHPPAATRAGFQPAWWLPGPHLQTLWSPFCRKPPRLSRHRERLWLEDGDFLDLDWHGPHEADAPLVLALHGLTGSSSSLYVLGLQQELAARGWASVAINWRGCSGEPNLLPRGYHSGVSEDLATTVQHLRASRPLAPLYAVGYSLGGNVLLKYLGETGDDCGLQGAVAVSVPYRLDQCADRIALGFSRVYQAHFMREMVAYVKNKQRLFAHQGQGEHLSTLERLGSLENMRTFWDFDGRITAPLHGFSDAHDYYRRASSRYYLGGVRIPTLLIQSVDDPFVFRHSLPEAHELSASTRMELHARGGHVGFVEGSPQQPAYYLERRIPDWLGSCR from the coding sequence ATGAATCAGTTCCATCCGCCAGCGGCCACCCGTGCCGGCTTCCAGCCGGCCTGGTGGTTGCCGGGGCCGCACCTGCAGACCTTGTGGTCGCCCTTTTGTCGCAAGCCACCCCGGCTTTCGCGACATCGGGAGCGCCTGTGGCTGGAAGATGGAGATTTCCTCGACCTGGACTGGCACGGCCCCCACGAAGCCGACGCGCCACTGGTGCTGGCTCTGCATGGACTGACCGGCTCATCCAGCTCGCTGTATGTGCTTGGCCTGCAACAGGAGTTGGCCGCTCGTGGCTGGGCCAGCGTGGCCATCAACTGGCGTGGCTGTTCGGGCGAACCCAACCTGTTGCCCCGCGGCTACCACTCGGGCGTCAGCGAAGACCTGGCCACCACCGTCCAGCACCTGCGCGCCAGCCGTCCACTGGCGCCTCTCTATGCGGTGGGTTATTCGCTGGGCGGCAACGTGCTGCTCAAGTACCTCGGAGAAACGGGTGACGACTGCGGCCTGCAAGGCGCAGTGGCGGTCTCGGTACCTTATCGGCTGGACCAATGTGCCGACCGCATCGCCCTGGGATTCTCACGGGTCTACCAGGCACACTTCATGCGGGAGATGGTGGCCTACGTGAAGAACAAGCAGCGCCTGTTCGCCCACCAGGGCCAGGGCGAGCACCTGTCTACCCTGGAACGGCTCGGTTCACTGGAAAACATGCGTACCTTCTGGGACTTCGACGGCCGCATCACTGCGCCCTTGCATGGTTTCAGCGATGCCCACGACTACTACCGCCGGGCGTCCAGCCGCTACTACCTTGGTGGTGTACGCATTCCCACCCTGCTGATCCAGTCCGTCGACGACCCCTTCGTCTTTCGCCATAGCCTGCCAGAGGCCCATGAGCTTTCGGCCTCGACCCGCATGGAACTGCATGCGCGTGGCGGTCACGTGGGTTTCGTCGAAGGGTCTCCGCAGCAGCCCGCCTATTACCTGGAACGGCGAATTCCGGACTGGCTGGGAAGCTGCCGCTAG
- a CDS encoding TetR/AcrR family transcriptional regulator has protein sequence MSPRPKTRDRIVLESLGLFNTQGERNVTTNHIAAHLGMSPGNLYYHFRNKQEIIAELFGLYEARVDSFLRLPEGRPVTVEDKTFYLESLLAAMWDFRFLHRDLEHLLESDAELASRYRLFAQRCLDHAQAIYRGFVGAGILRMNPAQVEALTLNSWIIVTSWVRFLCTTRGDAGDLSQELLRRGIYQVLALEGGYLAPEAQPAVKALYEKLYVPLDQVVPN, from the coding sequence ATGTCCCCACGACCCAAGACCCGCGACCGAATCGTTCTGGAGAGCCTAGGGCTGTTCAACACCCAGGGCGAGCGTAACGTCACCACGAACCACATCGCCGCTCACCTGGGCATGTCGCCGGGCAATCTCTATTACCACTTCCGCAACAAGCAGGAGATCATCGCCGAGCTGTTCGGACTGTACGAGGCGAGGGTGGATAGCTTCTTGCGCCTGCCGGAAGGTCGGCCCGTGACGGTGGAGGACAAGACCTTCTACCTCGAGTCGCTGCTGGCGGCCATGTGGGATTTCCGCTTCCTGCACCGGGACCTGGAGCACCTGCTGGAATCGGATGCCGAGCTTGCCTCGCGCTATCGCCTGTTCGCTCAGCGCTGTCTGGATCATGCCCAGGCCATCTACCGCGGCTTCGTCGGCGCCGGCATCTTGCGCATGAATCCCGCCCAGGTCGAGGCACTGACCCTTAACAGCTGGATCATCGTTACCTCCTGGGTGCGCTTCCTCTGCACCACCCGTGGTGATGCCGGCGATCTCAGCCAGGAACTGCTGCGTCGGGGCATTTATCAGGTTCTGGCGCTGGAAGGCGGCTACCTTGCGCCCGAGGCACAGCCTGCGGTCAAGGCGCTATACGAGAAGCTGTACGTGCCGTTGGATCAGGTAGTGCCGAACTAG
- a CDS encoding coniferyl aldehyde dehydrogenase: MVADIAYLQQTQQQISQLESLFQRQREAFRANPMPSAAQRIQWLKSLRELLLTEKEALIAAISQDFSNRAAEETLLAEIMPSLHGIHYVSKCIRKWMKPSRRSVGMAFQPASAKVVYQPLGVVGVIVPWNYPLYLAIGPLVGALAAGNRVMIKMSESTPATAQLLQDLLARVFPEDLVAVVQGEAEVGVAFSRQPFDHLLFTGATSIGKHVMRAAAENLTPVTLELGGKSPAIVSADVPLADAAERIAFGKTMNAGQTCVAPDYVLVPEDRIDGFVEAYRLAVKGFYPQLTDNPDYTAIINERQLSRLKGYLVDAEAKGARLVPLFPEAQGRRLPHTVVLGATDEMKLMQEEIFGPLLPIVPYRAIDDAFAYINDRPRPLALYYFGYGKAEQQRVLHETHSGGVCLNDTLLHVAQDDMPFGGIGPSGMGHYHGHEGFLTFSKAKSVFIKQRFNAAKMIYPPYGKAIQKLVYKLFVR, encoded by the coding sequence ATGGTCGCCGACATCGCTTACCTGCAACAGACTCAACAGCAGATCAGCCAGCTGGAGTCTCTCTTCCAGCGCCAGCGCGAAGCATTTCGCGCCAACCCCATGCCCAGCGCAGCGCAACGCATCCAGTGGCTGAAATCGCTGCGCGAGCTCCTGCTCACCGAGAAGGAAGCCCTGATCGCGGCCATTTCCCAGGACTTCAGCAATCGCGCGGCGGAAGAGACGCTGCTCGCAGAGATCATGCCCAGCCTCCATGGCATCCACTACGTCAGCAAGTGCATCCGCAAATGGATGAAGCCCTCCCGACGCAGCGTCGGCATGGCCTTCCAACCGGCGTCGGCCAAGGTGGTCTACCAGCCCCTGGGCGTCGTCGGCGTCATCGTGCCCTGGAACTATCCCCTGTACCTGGCCATCGGCCCGCTGGTCGGCGCCCTGGCGGCGGGCAACCGGGTAATGATCAAGATGAGCGAATCCACCCCGGCAACTGCCCAGTTGCTCCAGGACCTGCTGGCCCGCGTCTTCCCTGAAGACCTGGTTGCAGTGGTCCAGGGCGAGGCCGAGGTCGGGGTGGCGTTCTCCCGCCAGCCCTTCGACCACCTGCTGTTCACCGGTGCAACCAGCATCGGCAAGCACGTGATGCGCGCGGCCGCCGAGAACCTGACTCCGGTGACCCTGGAACTGGGCGGCAAGTCGCCAGCCATCGTCTCCGCAGACGTGCCCCTGGCCGACGCCGCCGAGCGCATCGCCTTCGGCAAGACCATGAATGCGGGCCAGACCTGCGTGGCCCCGGACTACGTGCTGGTACCGGAAGATCGCATCGACGGCTTCGTCGAGGCCTATCGTCTGGCCGTGAAGGGTTTCTACCCGCAGCTGACCGACAATCCCGACTACACCGCCATCATCAATGAACGCCAGTTGAGCCGCCTCAAGGGCTACCTGGTCGACGCCGAAGCCAAGGGCGCGCGCCTGGTCCCGCTGTTCCCGGAAGCCCAGGGACGCCGCCTGCCGCACACCGTCGTGCTGGGAGCCACCGATGAGATGAAGCTGATGCAGGAGGAGATCTTCGGCCCCCTGCTGCCGATCGTTCCTTATCGCGCCATCGACGATGCCTTCGCCTACATCAACGATCGTCCGCGCCCGCTGGCCCTTTACTACTTCGGCTACGGCAAGGCCGAACAGCAGCGCGTGCTGCACGAGACCCACTCTGGCGGCGTGTGCCTGAACGACACGCTGCTCCATGTGGCTCAGGACGACATGCCGTTCGGCGGCATCGGTCCCTCCGGCATGGGTCACTATCACGGCCATGAAGGTTTCCTCACCTTCAGCAAGGCCAAGTCGGTGTTCATCAAGCAGCGTTTCAATGCCGCGAAGATGATCTATCCGCCCTACGGCAAGGCCATCCAGAAGCTGGTCTATAAACTTTTCGTCCGCTGA
- a CDS encoding twin-arginine translocation pathway signal protein: protein MSETTLEAPGLSRRNLLKVGLLGSAFLATAGVTASLTGCSASVPAGGFAVLRESDLPFLRALVPVMLDGAVPAQGMPTAVDGALQSLDYALHRLSPEMLKLTMQLFDVLALPVTRGPLTGVWGSWEKASAQHVHDFLTRWENSSIGLLKMGHASLLQLVMMAWYGRPESWAHCGYPGPPSV from the coding sequence ATGAGCGAAACCACCCTCGAAGCGCCGGGGCTATCCCGGCGCAACCTGCTCAAGGTCGGCCTGCTCGGCTCGGCCTTTCTCGCCACCGCCGGTGTGACCGCAAGCCTCACCGGCTGCTCGGCCAGCGTTCCCGCAGGTGGCTTTGCCGTGCTCCGTGAGTCCGACCTGCCCTTCCTGCGCGCGCTGGTGCCAGTGATGCTGGACGGCGCCGTGCCGGCCCAAGGCATGCCGACGGCGGTGGATGGTGCCCTGCAAAGCCTGGATTACGCCCTGCATCGCCTGTCCCCGGAAATGCTCAAGCTGACCATGCAACTGTTCGATGTGCTCGCGCTACCGGTCACCCGTGGCCCGCTGACGGGCGTCTGGGGCAGTTGGGAGAAGGCCAGCGCCCAGCACGTCCATGACTTCCTCACGCGCTGGGAAAACAGCTCCATCGGCCTGTTGAAGATGGGCCACGCGTCCCTGCTGCAACTGGTGATGATGGCCTGGTACGGCAGGCCGGAGTCCTGGGCGCACTGCGGCTACCCCGGCCCGCCCAGCGTGTGA
- a CDS encoding GMC family oxidoreductase, whose translation MPVPDLFAEGLARGWKTHNGSRLEQDLTLEADVAIVGSGAGGGTTAEILSAAGFKVLLIEEGPLKTSSDFKMQEAEAYPSLYQEGIGRMTKDGAITILQGRAVGGTTLVNWTSSFRTPDLTLEHWASEHGVKGLSVAEMAPWFEKMEQRLGVAPWAIPPNPNNDVIRLGCEKLGLHWKVIPRNVRGCWNLGYCGMGCPTNAKQSMLVTTIPATLEKGGELLYLARAEKLLIEGDKVTGIECLGLDERCVAPNGRKITVKARHYVLSGGGINTPGLLLRSNAPDPHGRVGKRTFLHVVNFSAAQFDRVINPFYGAPQSIYSDHYQWDDGATGRMSYKLEVPPLQPALTSTLLGRFGVDNALRMEQLPHTNVMLALMRDGFHPDSAEGSVVLRGDGSPVLDYRMTDYTWDGIRRAFHVMAEIQFAAGARAVLPMHNDADYVKTLAEARSLIDNLPLELYRTRLGSAHVMGGCAMGEDPKLAVTDSQGRHHQLANLSIHDGSLFPTSIGANPQLSVYGLTAKLASALAGRIGKA comes from the coding sequence ATGCCTGTACCCGATCTGTTCGCCGAAGGCCTTGCCCGCGGCTGGAAAACCCACAACGGCTCGCGCCTGGAGCAGGACCTGACGCTGGAGGCCGACGTCGCGATCGTCGGCAGCGGCGCCGGCGGAGGTACCACCGCGGAAATTCTCAGCGCGGCAGGCTTCAAGGTATTGCTGATCGAGGAAGGCCCGCTCAAGACCAGCTCCGACTTCAAGATGCAAGAGGCCGAGGCCTACCCGAGCCTGTACCAGGAAGGCATTGGCCGCATGACCAAGGATGGCGCCATCACCATCCTCCAGGGTCGCGCCGTGGGCGGCACCACCTTGGTGAACTGGACGTCCAGCTTCCGTACTCCGGACCTGACGCTGGAGCACTGGGCCAGCGAACACGGCGTAAAGGGCCTGTCGGTGGCCGAGATGGCGCCTTGGTTCGAGAAGATGGAGCAACGCCTTGGCGTCGCGCCCTGGGCAATTCCGCCAAACCCGAACAACGATGTGATCCGCCTCGGCTGCGAAAAACTCGGGCTGCACTGGAAGGTGATTCCACGCAACGTGCGCGGCTGCTGGAACCTCGGTTACTGCGGCATGGGCTGCCCGACCAACGCCAAGCAGTCGATGCTGGTCACCACCATTCCAGCCACCCTGGAGAAGGGCGGCGAGTTGCTCTATCTGGCCCGAGCGGAAAAGCTGCTGATCGAGGGAGACAAGGTCACCGGCATCGAATGCCTTGGCCTGGACGAGCGCTGCGTGGCACCCAATGGCCGCAAGATCACCGTCAAGGCGCGCCACTATGTGCTTTCCGGCGGTGGCATCAACACCCCGGGCCTGCTTCTGCGCTCCAACGCACCGGACCCGCACGGCCGCGTCGGAAAGCGCACATTCCTGCACGTTGTGAACTTCTCCGCGGCGCAGTTCGACCGGGTGATCAACCCCTTCTACGGCGCGCCGCAGTCGATCTACTCAGACCATTACCAGTGGGATGACGGCGCCACCGGACGCATGTCCTACAAGCTCGAAGTGCCGCCACTGCAACCGGCGCTCACCAGCACCCTCCTGGGTCGTTTTGGCGTCGACAACGCACTGCGCATGGAACAGCTACCGCACACCAACGTGATGCTTGCCCTGATGCGCGACGGTTTCCACCCGGACAGCGCCGAGGGCTCGGTGGTACTGCGCGGCGACGGCAGCCCGGTGCTCGACTACCGCATGACCGACTACACCTGGGACGGCATTCGCCGGGCATTCCACGTCATGGCCGAGATCCAGTTTGCCGCTGGCGCACGCGCCGTCCTCCCCATGCACAATGACGCCGACTACGTGAAGACTCTGGCCGAAGCCCGCAGCCTGATCGACAACCTGCCGCTGGAGCTCTACCGCACCCGTCTTGGCAGCGCCCACGTGATGGGCGGCTGCGCCATGGGTGAGGACCCGAAGCTGGCAGTGACCGACAGCCAGGGCCGCCACCACCAGTTGGCCAACCTGTCGATCCACGACGGCTCGCTGTTCCCCACCAGCATCGGCGCCAATCCCCAGCTCTCGGTCTATGGCCTGACGGCGAAGCTGGCCAGCGCGCTGGCCGGGCGGATAGGCAAGGCGTGA
- a CDS encoding phosphopantetheine adenylyltransferase: MDKLISALLIVAGIIHLLPISGLLGAERLAALYGLSFSEPNLLILMRHRAVLFGLLGALLVWAAFRPSLQPAAMLGGLVSVLSFLLLAWLTPGYNAALRKVVIADWVALVCLALAIVIWLVRRPAAT, from the coding sequence ATGGACAAGCTCATCTCCGCGCTGCTGATCGTCGCCGGCATCATTCACCTGCTACCGATCAGCGGCCTGCTCGGGGCTGAACGACTCGCGGCGCTCTATGGCCTGTCGTTCAGCGAACCCAACCTGCTGATCCTGATGCGCCACCGCGCGGTGCTCTTCGGGCTGCTCGGCGCGCTGCTCGTCTGGGCCGCCTTTCGTCCGTCGCTGCAACCGGCGGCCATGCTGGGCGGGCTGGTAAGCGTGTTGTCGTTCCTCCTGCTGGCCTGGCTCACGCCGGGCTACAACGCCGCGCTACGCAAGGTGGTGATCGCCGACTGGGTAGCCTTGGTCTGCCTGGCATTGGCCATCGTGATCTGGCTGGTGCGCCGGCCGGCTGCGACCTGA
- the coaD gene encoding pantetheine-phosphate adenylyltransferase: MNRVLYPGTFDPITKGHGDLIERASRLFDTVIIAVAASPKKNPLFSLEQRVELAREVTKHLPNVEVVGFSTLLAHFVKEQNANVFLRGLRAVSDFEYEFQLANMNRQLAPDVESMFLTPSERYSFISSTLVREIAALGGDISKFVHPAVAAALAERFKR; the protein is encoded by the coding sequence ATGAACCGAGTGTTGTATCCGGGCACTTTCGACCCCATCACCAAGGGTCATGGCGATCTGATCGAACGCGCCTCGCGCCTGTTCGATACCGTGATCATCGCCGTTGCCGCGAGCCCGAAGAAGAATCCGCTGTTCAGCCTGGAGCAGCGTGTGGAGCTGGCGCGCGAAGTCACCAAACACCTGCCGAACGTCGAAGTGGTGGGCTTCTCCACCCTGCTGGCGCATTTCGTCAAGGAGCAGAACGCCAATGTCTTCCTGCGTGGCCTGCGCGCGGTATCCGACTTCGAGTACGAATTCCAACTGGCCAACATGAACCGCCAGTTGGCGCCGGATGTGGAGAGCATGTTCCTCACCCCGTCGGAACGGTATTCCTTCATCTCCTCCACCCTGGTACGTGAAATAGCGGCCCTGGGCGGCGATATCAGCAAGTTCGTCCATCCGGCCGTCGCGGCGGCATTGGCCGAGCGTTTCAAGCGCTGA
- a CDS encoding YfhL family 4Fe-4S dicluster ferredoxin produces MSLKITDDCINCDVCEPECPNGAISQGEEIYVIDPNLCTECVGHYDEPQCQQVCPVDCIPLDETHVESKDELMQKYLKLTGKA; encoded by the coding sequence ATGTCCCTCAAGATCACCGACGACTGCATCAATTGCGACGTCTGCGAACCCGAGTGCCCGAATGGCGCGATCTCCCAGGGCGAAGAGATCTACGTGATCGATCCCAACCTGTGCACCGAATGCGTCGGCCACTACGACGAACCCCAGTGCCAACAGGTCTGCCCCGTCGATTGCATTCCGCTCGACGAAACCCATGTCGAAAGCAAGGATGAGCTGATGCAGAAGTACCTGAAGCTCACCGGCAAGGCCTGA
- the ggt gene encoding gamma-glutamyltransferase, translating into MGRPVRGSYRGALLASLLLLAGISQAAEPGRAAVATPHPSATVAGLETLAQGGNAFDAAVAISAALAVAEPYGSGLGGGGFFLLRQGGEKPAYRFLDARERAPLAANARLYVRDGKVDPALSLDGPLAAAIPGLPAALVDLASRYGRLPLADSLTPAIRLARDGISVDRIYRERASWRLSSMRDDRETARLFLDHKGEIPEEFSLLRQPELGNTLERIARYGKAGFYSGPTAEKLVQGVNAAGGIWSLRDLAEYQTVERQPIRFRLADGRELIGAPPPSAGGIALAQSLAMLQELPWRKADRVQRTHYVVEVLRRAYRDRGLLGDPDFVATPQARLLDAGYLKDLAKGIDARRATPSSSLPPSPPWREGDHTTHFAVIDKDGNAVAATLSINLPFGAAFTVPGTGVLLNDEMDDFAANPEGANAYGLAASQANAVGSGKRPLSSMSPTFIESEEEFAAFGTPGGSRIPSMVLLSVLEYLDGQPVNRWPAVARYHHQYLPDQIEHEPGAFSSSEIAELRARGYSLKPLERNYGNQQVLFWNKAKGNLEAASDPRGLGLSEILEIEQIK; encoded by the coding sequence ATGGGCCGCCCGGTACGCGGCTCCTATCGTGGCGCGTTGCTGGCGTCGCTGCTTCTGCTCGCGGGCATTTCCCAAGCTGCCGAGCCTGGCCGCGCGGCAGTCGCCACGCCGCATCCGTCAGCCACCGTGGCAGGCCTGGAAACCCTGGCCCAGGGCGGCAACGCCTTCGATGCCGCTGTGGCCATCAGCGCCGCCCTGGCAGTCGCCGAACCTTACGGTTCAGGCCTGGGCGGCGGTGGATTCTTCCTGCTCCGTCAGGGGGGCGAAAAACCCGCCTACCGCTTCCTCGATGCCCGCGAACGCGCGCCGCTGGCCGCGAACGCGCGCCTGTACGTCCGCGACGGAAAGGTCGATCCGGCCCTGTCCCTGGACGGCCCGCTGGCCGCCGCAATTCCCGGCCTGCCTGCCGCCCTCGTGGACCTCGCCAGCCGCTACGGCCGCCTGCCGCTGGCCGACAGCCTGACACCGGCCATCCGCCTGGCTCGCGACGGCATTTCGGTGGATCGCATCTACCGCGAACGCGCCTCCTGGCGGCTGTCGTCCATGCGCGACGACCGGGAGACGGCGCGCCTGTTCCTCGACCACAAGGGTGAAATCCCGGAGGAATTCAGCCTGCTGCGCCAGCCGGAACTGGGCAACACCCTCGAGCGCATCGCCCGTTATGGCAAGGCCGGGTTCTATAGCGGCCCCACCGCGGAGAAGCTGGTGCAAGGTGTGAACGCCGCCGGCGGCATCTGGAGCCTGCGCGACCTGGCCGAATACCAGACCGTGGAACGCCAGCCGATTCGCTTCCGCCTTGCCGATGGCCGTGAGCTGATCGGCGCCCCGCCGCCCTCGGCCGGCGGCATCGCCCTGGCCCAGAGCCTGGCCATGCTGCAGGAACTGCCGTGGCGCAAGGCCGACCGCGTACAGCGCACCCACTACGTGGTAGAGGTACTGCGCCGCGCGTACCGCGACCGTGGGCTGCTCGGCGATCCGGATTTCGTCGCGACTCCACAGGCCCGGCTGCTCGATGCCGGCTACCTGAAAGACCTCGCCAAAGGTATCGATGCCCGCCGTGCTACCCCGAGCAGCAGCCTGCCGCCATCACCGCCGTGGCGCGAGGGTGACCACACCACTCACTTCGCAGTCATCGACAAGGATGGCAACGCAGTGGCCGCCACCCTGTCCATCAACCTGCCCTTCGGCGCCGCCTTCACCGTGCCCGGCACCGGCGTGTTGCTGAACGACGAGATGGACGACTTCGCCGCGAACCCCGAAGGTGCCAACGCCTATGGACTCGCCGCCAGCCAGGCCAATGCTGTGGGTTCGGGAAAACGCCCACTGTCGTCCATGAGCCCGACCTTCATCGAGAGCGAAGAGGAGTTCGCCGCGTTCGGCACTCCAGGTGGCAGCCGGATTCCCAGCATGGTGCTGTTGTCGGTGCTGGAGTACCTGGACGGTCAGCCAGTGAACCGCTGGCCGGCGGTGGCGCGCTATCACCACCAGTACCTGCCGGACCAGATCGAGCACGAGCCCGGCGCCTTCAGCAGCAGCGAAATCGCCGAACTGCGCGCCCGCGGCTACAGCCTCAAGCCGCTGGAACGCAACTACGGCAATCAGCAGGTGCTGTTCTGGAACAAGGCCAAGGGCAACCTCGAAGCCGCCAGCGATCCGCGCGGGCTGGGCCTCTCTGAAATACTCGAAATCGAGCAGATCAAGTAG